The nucleotide sequence tctttaaatataaactatatttacaataaacatgaacaattaacaattattaagaatattacaaaaaaaaaaaaaaaaaattgaccgactttgactgactttgaccgactctgactgactttgaccgactttttccgaattagaccgactttgaccgactttttagcaacgacgcgtcggttatgcctaaaaaacgacgcgtcggccgactcggccgacttttgcaacactgGGTCAAACACAATAGTAGCTTATAAGTTACAAGGACACGGGTAAAATGTGGGAAACTGCCAGTGTAATTTTAatcaaataattatattattacagGATTTAAGTAATTTAAGTGACCATATGTGGTACACTAATGTACAGATTCTATGTTGTTTTGGTTCAGTCCAACCCATACTACTTTTGACCTGTTACCAACCATTCTGTTATGCCACAATTAATCAAGAGATAATGCATTACACATGTTAAATAAATGTGACAAAGAacgaaaaataatatatatttgcgGAGATGAATGACGTTATTTGCTTTGTGTTCTGTTTTCATTGTTTAGAAGCTGTTTGAACCTATCTGTTGTTATTTAGAAACCAAATTTCTGAAATGACCAACTGCAGTTCTAAAACATGAGATGGAGAAGATTCAGATGGCAATTAAGTAAAAAGAGTGTATTAATGGCAGATAAGAAGTTCTTTCTTGTTTCTTATCTGGAACTCTATATACCCGGTCAAAACACATTCAGTTCAAACCTTAgccaacacaaaaaaaaaaaaacaaaacaaaaacttAATTGTAAAGCAGTGGTGCAGATAATGATCACAAGTAAGGTTTTATATGTAAAGCAGTGGTGCAGATAATGAACATAAAACGTCATATATTACTGTATCAGTAAGATACAGTTGACATATGACAAATTAACAAAAAGTGCATCATCAAGAATCTTACCCAGGAAGTCCACAGTTGTGACAAATGGCCACATTAGGGCATTCTCTAGCAAAGTGACCCGCTCGTTTGCAGTTCTTACACAGATTATTTTGGCTGGAACAAAACAAGTAAACAACAACTGTTATTCAAAGTCTAGATGTAGCATTCCCTCGATTTTATATAGTAAtagtaaaacacattaaacattaCAATATCATATTCTTTGAATTTATGAATCAAGTTTAAAACACAATTGTAAATTTAAACATGTGCAAATTTGTTTGAAGCCATATAACACTTCAAATATAAAGAAGACAATTTAGGTATAACGATGATATTTCCTAATAGTAAGATCAGTGATGAAAACAATAAACAACAACAAATATGTGAAGAACCAAAAGCGAAGTTTATATCAAGTTCGGGTTTTGAGATCATCATACAATCACACAGATGCAACATTCCTTGATGTATATCTTTATCACCTGCGTCTCCCACCAGCCCCCAACTTATATGTttgatttaattaaagaaaataatattaacattatataaTAAAAACCTGTAACCCCGATGAGAGTCACGAAAATCCCTCCTGTATGGAGCATCGCGATAAGAGCCGCGTTGAGTACGCATCGTGCGATCCATGGGGCTCCTGCTCCTGCTTCGGGTCCCACTGTCTGAGCTCATTTTCAAATCCAAACAAAAACCAACCAAATATTACCACCACCTCTTCGATACCTGCTTCCACCACCCTGCCCATTGCAACCACACCCTCCATAAGACAAATATACATCATACTTCACCCATACATGATATCAAACACCAATCACAACTACAGATTGCACATTTTTCACCAAACAAACCACCATTAATCACTTACATACCAGCACCAACACATTGCAGACTAATGTACTCAACACATTCACTCCATCATCATTAAGAAACTGGCCAACATTTCCTGACCAAACTTTTAACTCAGCTTCCAATAATACAAGCCTTTAAGTACAAAACAATGCAACCAGAACCCGATACCACCTGATACCAGGAATGCAAGGATACCTCCCCAACTTTTTTATTGTGAGCACAAGTTTCAACATTTTCACATACAATGacatgtttcttttttttttttgatagtTTTATAAACAGGTACAAACCTAATTAACCTCATCTAACATACACCTATTAATCCATACAGTATATTGCAACACTGTAGACAAAAATGTTTTAAGTACCCTTCAAATTATGAAAAAAAGAACATCATTAACTAAAAATGTGTTGATTTAACTTAGAGTGTCATGGGATGTCGGGTCGGTGAGATTATTAACAATTTCTTGAAGAATAAACGATACTCATCAACAAAAATGTGTTGATTTAACTTGTAATGTCAAATGATGTTGAGCCAGTGAATTTATTAACAATCTCTTAAAGAATTAGAAACGATATATAGTGTTTTTATTGGGACACAATGACGTCAATCAGAGCTCAAATCTTAGATACTCTTCTGTTCAAGGAGGGTAACATTCCAGTCTGTTCCATTGATAAGAACACGATTGTCACACAAAGATTTGGAAAAATTTATCAAGAAATTAAAGCATAAGGTGAAAATTGAAAGAAAAAGATGTTATCTCTTACGGGATGGCTTAACTCATATAAGTCTTCATTCTTCCGCATTTTTTTAAGGTAAACGACATTTTTTGAATCATAGATGGCCAGGCTGCTGAGTTGTCAGTGAGGGGTGTTAGGCGAACACATTCTAGGTCACATTTTATGTTATATCTTTCGGTAGGTGAACGACTCAAAACTCATAATAACTTAATAATCTTCGTGTTTGGACAAATCATCCCCAATTAGACTACAGATTTATAAAACTCAACCCACACACAGTCTCATTTTTTCTTTATTATTCTAAATTCTTAACAAGTAAGATCAATCTAAAGTTTATATGTTATCCACGTCACCACAGTCTCATTTTGCTAGCAACGTTCTAAAACCGTAGATCACTTTCTATATTCGATGCGATTCGTCAACGATTACCTGATGTCACTATTAAAGCATCGGGCATGTGTGTCTAATATAGCTTTAATTCACAAATTACAAACATAAATTAAATGAATAATCTTAATTAAGCTACAAATAATATATTCAGCAGAAGAACCGTACAAAACGGGAAACGCATCTCGGAATATATAATTCAAAAATTGTGCTAAATATAAATTAAAGTTGTAAATTAAATTCGAAGGTAACTGAAAAAAGGACAAAATACCTGAATGAAAAGCTTCCAATTAGGTGTTTGTTCTTAGAGAACGACGAAATTAGGGCTCCATTTCTTTCCGGGCGTTGTTATAAGGGAAGGGATGATGATGATACACCTTCACGTATATTGTTTGTGACGTATGAAAATTTCGTTCAAGCCCCTATAGTATAAAGAATGACACAGTAGCCCCTTAAACTTCTATTTTAACGACCTCTCTTAGGATTTTTTAACACGCATATACGATTAACTAACCAGCATTATAAATTTAATAAGTAACTGGTATgtacaattgttctattttataCTTGTTCACGACAGCCCTGAAAATCGTCGATACCTTTATGTTTGAAGATTAAAGTGTCAATTGTAATGTAGTTTGTAACAATAAAAATAGAGATACTCGTTATCAGACTTCCTCTAAGCTAGTCTTGTTTATTTATTTACTACATTTATAAAACATATAGAGTGCACTCTTAAAACTTACAAGAGATGAATTATTGTGAAATTGTTAGTTATCGAGTAATCGTAGGATTGATCATGCGTTCGAAAGTAATTTTTCTAATGATAGCGGAGCGGTTTGTCATATGAACTACACATGTATTgtattatttcaaaaccatcacttTAAATCAAACAAATAAACAGTACAATACTTTTGTGCAACTTAGAAAAATCCTTTGAAGAAATACCTAAAATTAGTAGAATTCTATTCTTATGATGATGAAATTGATTTTTCAAAAAAATACTTGTACAAATTTGTTGGATTTTCAAACATGTTCATTCGTTTCTAATGGTGTATACTAGGGGATACGCGCATAAAAgcaccatttttatacagaaaaatggatcaaagtGTACAAAAGATTAACAATATTTGGCGGTTTTTAGCATTTGCCGCTCAGCgttcagcaggccgcccagcgtcaagcgtaagccctgcaggcagcttcaatGCTTAAGCTCTTTTACTAGGTGCGTGAacagcacgcagccacgtcagcacacgccaacgACCTTCCGGATACTTCGCGTAACAGAACTAatcagcgattgacacgtgtatcccgagaatttcggacattctacgcctataaatagaccccctgggtcactgcATTTAGGATCGGAACTTCATTCAGAGATAAGTACActctctctctcacacagttctttctcactctaaaacattaaccgcttagcagcagaacgctatacggatcaattacagattgatccataGTTTGAttaaggccaccccacggatctttCATCCGTGTTCCggatctgcagggattatttcccgagggcaaacatcaatcaacataCAATCATTCTACGCTAGGCGGATAATGtcatgtactggtaccttacaaccGCTATAAGGAAAATCGTAACAACAGTTTCATTTTACAATCTGAGACTGATATGGCTTTTGctatacataaaaacatatatcTTTCTTGTTTTCTCTGTTCAAGTCATTTACTATTGCTCTTAACAAGACATCAATCTATAACAACCCTCAATGTTTAATAAATATCACTCCAAAACAAATCTCAAATGAGACATAAATCAGTTTAGCAAAGTTCTCATATTCCACATAAATCTCAAATGATAGTACAGCTACTTCcatttatttacaataataataataataatattccacCACCAAGTGACGATAACCGTTACAAGACTTGCATAGTGATAAGCCACCAACAAAAATACTACCTTTTACATATCACAAATTTGTTTTTTTCTTTACAGCTTCAGTATCACCATTAAATTACAAAGTAACTTCTGCAGGGAGTGAAGATAGGATTCATATGTAAAATGTAAGTATGTGTATTGATTTTGCAACTTTGATAACTAAGAAAATGAGCATGCTTACTGATTTTATTTGATCGATTAGCAGACAGATACGCATAAAGAATAGCCAGTATAATGATAAGCAAAGCAATCTGCATAAAGATCACGTTGGTATACACATCATTAACAGACTGTTGAAATTCACAAAGGCAATTTTCGGAAAAACAAGAAAATAAATGGAACGTACCAGAGCAGGACTGTAGCTTGGCTCCCTCTTAACTATGTATGATTTCCTAATGAAACAAAATACGATTGGATATCAGAAAAATGAATGTTATGATAAAAATAATCAGAATCAGTTTAATGTTTAGAATAACCCTTTAACTTGTAAGCcaaagtcagtcaaagtcaagGTTGGTCAAATCTGGGTCAAATGAAAACTTGACATACCTGTTGCTAAGGGTGCCAGAGTCCTGGCAGATTTTCTGAGCTGCTTCTATCCTATTGAGTGTTGTTTTGGCATTGGGATCATGCATGTCAACCTGTAACAGCCAACCAATAATTATGGAGTATTATTCTTTATTTtacatgattgattttgataagtattaaaaattataaattaataatacctTGTTTTTGAGCAATGATGAAAAATCATAAAAAGCCTGGTATACATCAGCCATAGTTTTCGTTCTATCAATTACTTTTGCAGTAAGGCCTATTGACAAAGGGAGACCCCAATTAGTATCatatgtattaattattaattttaattaattcaaAAGTAAATTAACGATTTAAAGTGACGACAGTTGCAAAGTAAATTAGATAGCTTACCACGTCTCATTTTCACAACACCTCTGAAAACTTCAATGTTGTTGTAGCATAAAGCTAGTGTTCCAATTGCCATTATCTGCCAAGTACatgtataatatattatgtaagatATTACCTAAATTACATAATTGATTCAATAAGTGAAAATAGATTAAAATCCCACCAAATGTAAAATAGTGTTTTACATATCTTGGAAACAAAACAACAACATTTGAATTGTGAAAGGGCCATTGTGAAATACTGAAATATACCTGTGGGATAGCACAAAATCTGAAGACAGCTGGATCACGCAGTTCAGACATATACTTTAAACAGTCTTCGATATGTATTAACGCATTTGTCACCATATCATTCAGGCATTGAACAGCCTTCTCAGAATTATCTTCATACTTAAGGTCCTGATGTGCATATCATCAAATAACTGATTAGACTAATATTCCTAATACTCAGTGAAAAAGTAAATAATAATCATTTATCGtttataataactaatacttaAAACTAAACTAAACGGTTCGCGCCAAAGCCCATCTGTATCAAGCGACCCGTTTAACCTCTTACCCAACCCAACCAATTTGCCACCTCTATATCTGTGTCAAGAAGGTTGCTTGATCCATGTTTTATATCCAGTGTCCATAAGTGCAACATAaattgtacaaaaaaaaaaaaaaaaaaaaaaaaaaccttaaaaaCTACATGAAAGACGGCACACCTCTAATTTATTCACATATTTACTCCAAATCTCTCGAGGCCAAAACATACGTGACTTGGGTATCTCATTTATATCCTCCAGATAATCTCTAATGATGTTTGTTTTCTGCAATTTATGAAAAACTAAACAAGGTTAATCATTGTTCCAGATACTAAGACAGAACTTTGACGGGTAAAAATGCTGATCCAAATTTACCTGGAGAAATAAACCCATTGAATTGGAAATAGAATCCGAGAACAATTTTTCAGTGCCCGAGGCATGAAAAAGCTTCGATAACCCTAACCCAACGAGTCCCGCAACATAATGACAATACTCATCATAATCATCAATAGTC is from Rutidosis leptorrhynchoides isolate AG116_Rl617_1_P2 chromosome 10, CSIRO_AGI_Rlap_v1, whole genome shotgun sequence and encodes:
- the LOC139871561 gene encoding squalene synthase 2-like isoform X1 produces the protein MGSLKAVLKHPDDFYPLLKLKIAVKKAEKQIPSEPHWGFCYSMLHKVSRSFGLVIQQLNPELRDAVCIFYLVLRALDTVEDDTSIASDIKVPILIAFHKHIYDRDWHFACGTKEYKVLMDQFHHVSTAFSELKKGYQDAIEDITMRMGAGMAKFICKELSLQVETIDDYDEYCHYVAGLVGLGLSKLFHASGTEKLFSDSISNSMGLFLQKTNIIRDYLEDINEIPKSRMFWPREIWSKYVNKLEDLKYEDNSEKAVQCLNDMVTNALIHIEDCLKYMSELRDPAVFRFCAIPQIMAIGTLALCYNNIEVFRGVVKMRRGLTAKVIDRTKTMADVYQAFYDFSSLLKNKVDMHDPNAKTTLNRIEAAQKICQDSGTLSNRKSYIVKREPSYSPALIALLIIILAILYAYLSANRSNKIKVTL
- the LOC139871561 gene encoding squalene synthase 2-like isoform X2; the encoded protein is MGSLKAVLKHPDDFYPLLKLKIAVKKAEKQIPSEPHWGFCYSMLHKVSRSFGLVIQQLNPELRDAVCIFYLVLRALDTVEDDTSIASDIKVPILIAFHKHIYDRDWHFACGTKEYKVLMDQFHHVSTAFSELKKGYQDAIEDITMRMGAGMAKFICKEVETIDDYDEYCHYVAGLVGLGLSKLFHASGTEKLFSDSISNSMGLFLQKTNIIRDYLEDINEIPKSRMFWPREIWSKYVNKLEDLKYEDNSEKAVQCLNDMVTNALIHIEDCLKYMSELRDPAVFRFCAIPQIMAIGTLALCYNNIEVFRGVVKMRRGLTAKVIDRTKTMADVYQAFYDFSSLLKNKVDMHDPNAKTTLNRIEAAQKICQDSGTLSNRKSYIVKREPSYSPALIALLIIILAILYAYLSANRSNKIKVTL